Below is a genomic region from Saccopteryx bilineata isolate mSacBil1 chromosome 8, mSacBil1_pri_phased_curated, whole genome shotgun sequence.
tttttcatttttgttcatcTAACACTTTTTGAATGCCTCCTCTCctatcctctctcttctctcaaataaatggaaacaataaaataaacaaagtaggAGTCAGGTTTGGGTCAGGAGGGCGGAGAGAACCTATGACTCTTGACCTCCAGGATGAGGAAGCTGCTGCTGGTTCTCATGGCCGAAGGTTTGTTTTCTTTGCAGAATGTTTTAGCTGGCGCTTTGTTTGGGCCATGGCTGGGGCTTCTGCTGTGCTGTGTGTTGACTTCAGTGGGTGCCACATGCTGCTACCTGCTTTCCAGTATGTTTGGCAAACAACTGGTGGTCTCCTACTTTCCTGAAAAAGTGACCCTACTACAGAGGAAGGTAAGTGGGAGGGGTATATCTGAGTGCGGGGCTCCCATAAAGTCACCTTGTGGACCTGAGGGGAATGAGGGCAGGGATTTCCCACAGTGTTCCTCCGCTCTGTGAGACAGACATCAGTTTGtcgttcctcttatttatgcactcattggttgattcttgtatgtgcccggactggcgatcgaaccagcaaccttggtgaactgggatgacactctaaccaactgagctacccggctagGGCCCCTAGGGATTCTTTTGATGTTTCCAAGAGGCACAGACCTGGGATCAAATCCCAGCTCCGTCCCTACAAGCTCCATGACTTTAGGCAAGTTCCTGACTTTTCTGAGCTGGATGTACCTTgttttaaaaacaaggaaaacagTCTTTGCCCCGGGGGGTTGTTGGGAGATTGGGGAACATAGTCTATAAAGTATCTAGCACAGTATCTAGGCACTGACAGATATTCAGTACCTGGAAACTCTTTTCTGCTTCCTAATGGCCTTGTCTTTTTTGGTTGCAGGTGGATGAGAACAGAAAcagcttgttttttttcttactgtttttgaGACTTTTCCCCATGACACCAAACTGGTTCTTGAACCTCTCGGCCCCGATTCTCAACATCCCTATTGGGCAGTTCTTCTTCTCTGTTCTGATTGGTAAGAAGCTAGTGGAGGAAGTTTGAGTCTTCAGAGTTGGCACGCTGGGGGCCTGCCCTGGGTCCCAGGGCGTGGACACGTGCCTGCCTCTGAGAGCACAGGCTCTCATGAAGAGCATCTTTCGTCTCACTAGCTGAAATCCTGACTTCACATCTACTCAGGCTTAAACTAGAAACCTCATAagaataattttggaaaaataggaCTGTTCATTCTGCAACTATATTTAGTGCCTATGGGGCAGTGAACACTGCTAGGCATTGGGATTAGAGGAGTAATCTGAAGCACAGGGCTTGGCCcatggtaggtgctcagtaaatactagcTGGAAAGGCAGGGTTGGAATGAGGGTGTGTGGGCAGAAGAAACAGTGATAGAGGAAAGGAACAGGAACAGAATAAAGGACTGCTGTCTTTTGGCCCTGtttattaaaagcatttttaagcTTTTTAATGGATTGACTTTagggaaacagagaggaaggggtgggagagagagaaaaagcattcatttgttgctccacgTTAGCtgtgcatccattggttgcttccctcatatgccctgacctgggattgaacctgacCTGGGGCTTTGCCCCTGTTTTAATTGAGATCTGTCTTAGCAAGATCTGGTACCACTGAAGTTCCTTCTTGACCTTTGACAATTGTGCGACCTTCAGCAAGCTGCGTACCCTCAGTGGAACACCTGTTAGATGAGGGGCTAGAGCAGTCAGTGTTTCTCTAAGTAGGACCTTGGACCACCTTTATCAGAACAGTAAGTGCTTAACACTCTGTTAAGTTGGTGGCTAGTATTTTCTCCAAGAAGTAAAACATTCTCTCTAAGCCTAAGGCAAGTATTGTCTTCGTaaaccttagagcaggggtccccaaactttttacacaaggggccagttcactgtccctcagacggttggagggccaccatatacagtgctcctctcactgaccaccaatgaaagaggtgccccttctggaagtgcggcggggggccggataaatggcctcagggggccacatgtggcccgcaggcgtAGTTTGAGGATGCCTGCCTTAGAGCATGGAGGGAAAGAGTACTCAGGGTGTCTAGGTCAGATATAACAAATCTGTGGTTGAACAGCTGCTATTAATAGGAGGTACTTAGATACTTGAAAGAAATGGAGATCTTAAAGCAAAATTGACCACAGTTAATTCTGGTCATATCAGCTTTCAGACAAAGTGCCTTAGTGCCCCAGTCCTCAGCCTGTAATAACCTAAGTGGTCCAAAGCGTGGAAAGGCTCTGGAGACCAGAGTTCCAGGCCCATCTTTGACAGGCTGTGTGATATTAAGTAGTCTGTGATCTTGAGGCATCCTCTATAGAAGGATTTCAATGAGTGGGAGGGGAAAGGCTTTTAAGATGTAGGTTGCTAGGCTTTACTAGACCTGGTACCCAGAATTCCTGGGGTGAAGCCTGAAGATGTGTTTTGATAAATTCACCAGGTGATTATTATGCCACCAGGCTGTCTAGCCACCACTGAGACTGTTAGGATCTGGTGAATTTGATGACCTATTAGAAAtagtatattttagaaatagtaaATATCCTAAATGCGGGTATTTCTTACTTGGCTTAGGTACTCAGACCAAATTTGGGGCCCACCTCTAGCAAATGGGTGACCCTCATGCATTTTTGTCCTAAGTGACCCcttattttattcactcattttgtttttcctgtgaAAATCTTTATCTTATTgtagtgtatatatttttgttcctttgttgAACAAGGCAGGTGTATATGGGAAGTgaagaaaggaggggaaaagtagaaaagaagaagggaaagaggtgatATGTGTAGGGGTTAGGAGCTGGGGGAAAAACCAAACCTGGAGTCACTGTTGGGAATTCATAGTGACATTTCTGAATGGTTCATGTTCTTCTTTCCTGCCCCTGCACACCCACCCCAGTAAAaggctctttcccttttcttcttgcaggtttgatcccctacAACTTCATCTGTGTGCAGACAGGCTCCATCCTGTCAACCCTTACCTCTCTGGATGCGCTTTTCTCCTGGGAAACTGTCCTGAAGCTGTTGGCCATCGCTCTGGTGGCCTTAGTTCCTGGAGCCCTCATTAAAAAACTTAGTCAGAAGGACCTGCATCTGAGTAAAACAAGCAGCAGCAATCATCTGAATAGCAGAAAGGTCACGTGAGCTGGAGTTTGGGTTGCTGTGGCCTTGGACTCTCGCTCGCATACATATGTGTAATTGGTGTGGTCCTCTACAGCCCTccgttgtttttttctttttttaacttaacttaaaattttttttttaaatgttgtattttgttagttttttagagagaggaagggagagagcaggagagagagacaggaacatctgttcttgtatgtgccctgactggggatcgaaccaacaaccattgcatttcaggttgatgctctaaccaactgaactatccggccagggccctcgTTTTTTAAATACCTTCAACAGGTGGTTTGGACACGATTGATCTGTGTGCAGTCTTATCATAAAGGACACTGTACTCTAGAAGGTGAATTATATCAGGTTCTCAATCCAGCCCTGGTTTATTAGGACACTATGAAATGGATAGTCTCTTAGAAAATCctgtttgtattttattgaataacaGGGAACTCTGGATAACCTGTTGTATTTGCCTCTTGCCAAGCCCCGAGCTACCTCGAGGGAGGATGCTGACTGTCCTTGTCAGAGTGCCTCTTTTGTAAAGGGATAGGCTGTTGTGACAGGTGTTCTCTTAAGTCCCTGGTGTTTGTTATTGGTGTAAATGATGACATGAACCCACATCACTCTTCACCTTGTTAGTCTCTTGAAGAGTGTTTCTTTCGTACTTTTTTTGCTGATGACCTACCTCTTccataaaaagggaaagaagctAATAAAACCCATCATTTATTAACAGAATGGTTGCCCCTGGGCATGATCTGCTGCGTTCGGGTTTGGCTTGGCCAAGAATCTTGCCAAGGCTTTAATGTAGGCCACACGTTCTACATGAGTTCTTGAGACTGTTCATTCTTGAGGATTAATTCCCaaacattgtttgttttttttgtacttgtatgttcagaaaagggaagaaaaaagaaagaaaaccccccAGACAGCAAGGACTTCATTTTAAAAGATGTGTTGCTTTAAAAGAAGCTTGATGAACCAGGGTCGGGGTGCAGAGGAGGCCAGTGGGACTGTGACGTCCGTGGCTTTTCATGTCCCTGGAGTGGGGAGGCGGAGCAAGGAAGCCCGACACTTCACCCCTTTGCAGGATGGCCCGCAGGATGGCCACGTTGGTCTCTCTTATCCCCCACGACATGCAACAATGTGCCTTATTAGTTGTGAGTTTACAGGCAAAACAGTTTCCCAAATAAATGGATACCAGTGTTGTGTGTggaatgtgtttgtgtgtgttgctAACACTCGCTTCCCCTTGCCAGCGGGAATCGGGAGGGGCTGAAAGACCGTCCAGAGGTGTCTTAGCTCTCCACTCAGGTGTTGTACCAGTATTGTTTCTTGGAAGCCAAATTTTCATTTtcacctctttcctctctgtgctCACTTTATAGTGGGGTCACTGATAACACTTCGTAGCTATAAGACGGGCAGCGGTAAAGCCATAGGGAAGAAGCAGAGGGCCATCTAGGCTATTACAGGTTTATCAAGCAGAAACCATAACATGAAATACTGGTGTTCGTCCTCTCTGGGTGTGTCTAATGCTAGAGCCACAGAACCAGCTTTTCTACCGTCTTGTTTTCCTGGCTGTGGGGACGCAGTGAGGTAGTCTTCATTTCCCGAAAGCCTGACAGGTGCCGAGATTTGTGAAGGCAGCTCTCAGGACACGAGCAGTACCTTTAGGAAAAGATGACCAAAAACACAGTGAAGTCCACTTTTTGTTTAATTCCATGCATTTGTTTGCTTTGATAGTTGCTCTTGTTCCCATTGCTGTACAATTGTTCGGTACAAAGGGAGCCGGCATCAGACACCAGCAGGTGCAGGGAACTAACAGTGTGGGAGACCACAGGGGAGGCAGGTGCAGGGGTGCGTTCTGAGACTTGACCACAAGAAAGAAGTGATGCTCCACATTGAAAGGGGCTTGGCATCCTAGTTCATTCCAGTTTGACTAGATGTCTGAACTATTGTCTGTAACATGCAAACAAGCAGGCTAATGTGATTCTGTGTGCTGGTCTGTGAGGTTGGTAACATTGGTGGTGTGAATGAGGtcagcaaagaagaaaaaccttGCTGCCTGGAAAGGCACTAAATTCATACTGACAGCACAAGTGAGGGTTCTTAGAAAAGAATGTCACATTGTTTTGGTACATTGGTCACACAGTCGAAGAAGCAAGTAACAGACT
It encodes:
- the TMEM41A gene encoding transmembrane protein 41A, with amino-acid sequence MRSLLGLLLVFVGCTVALYLLSTRLPRGVTRRSAEETEGRSLWFPSDLAELRELSEVLRDYRKEHQAYVFLLFCSAYLYKQCFAIPGSSLLNVLAGALFGPWLGLLLCCVLTSVGATCCYLLSSMFGKQLVVSYFPEKVTLLQRKVDENRNSLFFFLLFLRLFPMTPNWFLNLSAPILNIPIGQFFFSVLIGLIPYNFICVQTGSILSTLTSLDALFSWETVLKLLAIALVALVPGALIKKLSQKDLHLSKTSSSNHLNSRKVT